A window of Microbacterium luteolum contains these coding sequences:
- the manD gene encoding D-mannonate dehydratase ManD, with protein MTIDRAEVIVTSPDRNFVTLKITTADGVTGLGDATLNGRELAVVAYLSEHVVPLLIGADESRIEDTWQFLYRSAYWRRGPVTMAAIAAVDMALWDIKGKVAGLPVYQLLGGASRNGLMAYGHASGKELPELFDSIRAHQAQGYRAIRVQTGVPTLKAIYGIASQSADTGGGEARYDHEPARRGAKPVEEDWDTRAYLNHLPGVFEAVRNEFGPDIPLLHDGHHRMTPIQAARLGKDLEPYDLFWLEDCTPAENQEALRLVRQHTTTPLAIGEIFNTVWDFKDIIRDQLIDYVRGAVTHMGGISALKKTLDYAAMYQIKSGMHGPTDISPVGMAAAMHLGLAIHNFGIQEYMQHGSRTDQVFQQSFTWTDGYLHPGDKPGLGVELDVDEAGRYPYEQAYLPYNRLLDGTVHDW; from the coding sequence ATGACCATCGACAGGGCAGAGGTCATCGTGACCAGTCCCGATCGCAACTTCGTCACGCTGAAGATCACGACCGCCGACGGAGTGACCGGCTTGGGGGATGCCACCCTCAACGGGCGCGAGCTCGCGGTGGTCGCGTACCTGTCCGAGCACGTGGTGCCGCTGCTGATCGGGGCGGACGAGTCGCGCATCGAGGACACCTGGCAGTTCCTGTACCGGTCGGCGTACTGGCGGCGGGGTCCGGTCACGATGGCGGCGATCGCCGCGGTCGACATGGCGCTGTGGGACATCAAGGGCAAGGTCGCGGGTCTCCCCGTGTACCAGCTGCTCGGCGGCGCGTCCCGGAACGGACTGATGGCGTACGGACACGCGTCGGGCAAGGAGCTGCCCGAGCTGTTCGACTCGATCCGCGCGCACCAGGCGCAGGGGTACCGGGCGATCCGGGTGCAGACCGGCGTCCCGACCCTGAAGGCGATCTACGGCATCGCGTCGCAGTCCGCCGACACCGGGGGCGGCGAGGCCCGCTACGACCACGAGCCGGCCCGCCGTGGGGCGAAGCCGGTGGAGGAGGACTGGGACACCCGCGCGTATCTGAACCACCTCCCCGGTGTCTTCGAGGCGGTGCGCAACGAGTTCGGCCCCGACATCCCCCTGCTCCACGACGGCCACCACCGGATGACGCCCATCCAGGCCGCACGCCTGGGCAAGGACCTCGAGCCGTACGACCTGTTCTGGCTGGAGGACTGCACCCCGGCCGAGAACCAGGAGGCGCTGCGCCTGGTGCGCCAGCACACCACCACCCCACTCGCGATCGGGGAGATCTTCAACACGGTCTGGGACTTCAAGGACATCATCCGCGACCAGCTCATCGACTACGTCCGCGGGGCCGTCACCCACATGGGCGGTATCAGCGCCTTGAAGAAGACCCTCGACTACGCCGCGATGTACCAGATCAAGTCGGGCATGCACGGGCCGACCGACATCTCGCCGGTCGGCATGGCCGCCGCGATGCACCTCGGTCTCGCGATCCACAACTTCGGCATCCAGGAGTACATGCAGCACGGATCCCGCACCGACCAGGTCTTCCAGCAGTCGTTCACCTGGACCGACGGCTACCTGCACCCCGGCGACAAGCCCGGCCTCGGTGTCGAGCTCGACGTCGACGAAGCCGGCAGATACCCGTACGAGCAGGCGTACCTGCCCTACAACCGTCTCCTCGACGGCACGGTCCACGACTGGTGA
- a CDS encoding gluconokinase, with amino-acid sequence MNAASHSAPPLVVMGVSGVGKTTIGQELARRQGTRFVDADDLHGPENIAKMSAGIPLVDDDRWPWLDRVGAVLAAEPGVVMACSALRRVYRDRLRANAPATLFVHLAAAPERVAAQAAAREDHFMPPALLRSQIATLEPLDEDEPGITVIVDAGPDDLVDRILGLLAGERERSEK; translated from the coding sequence GTGAACGCCGCATCCCACTCCGCACCGCCCCTCGTCGTGATGGGCGTCTCCGGCGTCGGCAAGACGACCATCGGCCAGGAGCTGGCTCGCCGGCAGGGCACTCGCTTCGTCGACGCCGACGACCTCCACGGACCGGAGAACATCGCCAAGATGAGCGCGGGCATCCCGCTGGTCGACGACGATCGCTGGCCCTGGCTGGATCGCGTCGGCGCTGTGCTCGCGGCGGAGCCCGGGGTCGTCATGGCGTGCTCGGCGCTGCGGCGGGTCTACCGCGACCGCCTGCGGGCGAACGCGCCTGCGACCCTGTTCGTGCACCTCGCCGCGGCGCCCGAGAGAGTGGCGGCACAGGCGGCCGCACGCGAGGACCACTTCATGCCGCCGGCGCTGCTGCGGTCGCAGATCGCCACGCTCGAGCCGCTCGACGAGGACGAGCCGGGCATCACAGTCATCGTGGATGCAGGCCCCGATGACCTCGTCGATCGCATCCTGGGTCTTCTGGCAGGTGAGCGGGAGCGGTCCGAGAAGTAG